The genomic segment CCGCGGATCTGGAGCGGGCCCGGGGGCTGGGCCAGTCCGGGCTGGGTGTGGCCCGTGAGCTCGCCGCGGACCTCCGGGGCCGCGCCGCAGGAGATCGCCTCGAGGGAGTGGAGACCTGGCTGGGCGGGCGGGAAGCCCTCCTCCTCGACGCCATCAAGCAGGACGCGGGCCCGGAGGTCGTGGCCCATGTATGGGGCGAGGTGGAGGACGCGCTCGCGCCCTATCGGGAGCGGCTGCCCGCGCGCGTGCTGGACCAGATCCGCACCGAGTCCCGGGCCCGACGCCTGCTCGAGACGCATGGCCTCCCCCGCCTCAGCTTGTTCCACGCGGTGTCCGCAACGACCACCGCTCCCTGGGAAGCGGAGAGGTGACGAAGCGGGGGGCAGGGGCCGGCCTGCGGCCGCACGACCGGGTGGAGATCGTGGTCGAGAAGGGGGTCTACCGGGGCCTGGGTCTGGCGCGCCACCAAGGGCAGGTGGTTTTCGTTCCCCGGGCCCTGCCCGGCGATCGCGTGCGGGCGCGGGTGGAGGCCGTCCGCTCCGGGTACGTGGAGGCGACCCTGGAGGCCCTGGTCGCGGGCTCGCGGGAGCGACGGCCCTCGCCCTGCCCCTACGCGCCGAGCTGTGGCGGGTGCGCCTACCAGGAACTGGACTACGCGGCGCAGCTGCGGCTCAAGGAGGGGGTCCTGCGCGAGTCCCTGCAGCGGGCGGGCGCGGCCTGGGCGGGGGAGATCCCGATCGCTCCTTCGCCGGAAGAGGGCTGGCGGACACGTGCCTCGTTCCATCTTCAGGCGCGGGGCCGCTCGCTCCATCTCGGGCTCCACGAGGAGGGCAGCCATCGGGTAGTGGACCTACCCTATTGCCTCCAGCTCTCGGCGGCCATGAACGGGGCCGCCCGTGGCCTGCGTGGCGCCCTGGAGCGGAGACCGGACCTGGCGGGCGGAGTGCGGGGCATCGACCTCCTGGAGTCTCTCGACGGCCGGGAACTCGTCGGTTCCTTCGAGACGGAGATGGACGCGCAGCAGGCGGTTGGGCTACTCGCCTTCGCCGAGGGCGCTCCGGGGCTGACCGGGATGGGGGCGGTAGCGGGGCGTGGCCAGGCCCGGGGATACATCTCGCTGCGGGGAGCCCCCTATGTGCACTCCTCCCTGTTGGGTCGTGAGCTCCGCGTGCACGTGCAGTCGTTTTTCCAGGCCAACCGGTTTCTCATCGAGCCGCTCGTGCGGGGAGTCGTGGAACTCATCCCCGGGGGCGGAACCGTACTTGACCTCTACGCAGGGGTCGGGCTCTTCTCGCTGCCCTTGGCGGCGGGTGCGGGCGACGTGCTGAGCATGGAACTCAGCGCCAGCGCTGCGGACGACGCGGTCTTCAACTTTCGACAGGCGGGGCTAAAGAACCTGCGGCTGCGCACGGGCGATGTACTCGAAGGTCTGGCCACCTGCCCCGCGCGGCCCGGCGAGCGGATCGTCCTCGACCCACCCCGCTCGGGGGCGGGGGCGGCGGTGGTGCAGGCGATCGCGGCCCGCCGCCCTGAGGTCGTGGTCTATGTTTCCTGCGATCCACCCACGCTCGGGCGGGACCTGGCGACTTTTGCCAAGGCGGGCTTCCGGCCCGATGCCCTCCGGGCCTTCGACGCCTTCCCCGACACCTTTCATCTGGAGACGATTGCCCGCCTGGTGCCGGGCTGAGGGTCAATCTCGGCCCTTACGCCCGGCGCTCGCAGAGCCCAGGCCCCCGGGGGCCGGCGAGATCCAACCCGGGATGGCATCCGCAGCCCGAGGGGGGAGCGAAAGGCGCTCGGTCGACGCGAACGCTCGGTTTCCGGGGACGGGGAGGGGGACCTCGAAGCGGGAAAACTATGCTAACATTCGGCGCCTGCGGGTGATAGCGACGCGGCCTCTGGCCGCGGGCATGGGAGCCGCCGCAAGCGGAGGCCACGAGGGCCGGCGTCGACTACCAGCGGTATGAGCCAGGAACAAAAGCCCTTTGCGGTCAATGATCGTCGGCATTTCACCGCCGACGGACAGGCTCGGGAGAATGACCCTGCCCCCGCTGCGCCCGCTCCGGCCTCGCCCGCTGAATCGCCCTCAGCGTCTCCCTCGGGGGCGGCCGGGCCGGCCGACTTTGGCCAGTTCATCCTGACGCTCGGAGCGCAGGCCGGGTTCCTCTTGTCCGGCCAGGGGGGGGCGGAAGGGCCTTCTCCCCACGAGGCCTTGCAGGATGCCCGGGCCCTCATCTCGATCCTCGAGATGCTCAAGGACAAGACCGAGGGCCGTCGGACCCCCGAAGAGGACCGGATCTTGGACGGAGTCCTCTACGAGCTCCGCTTGGGCTACGTGGCCCGCGCGGGGGTGAGCGGGGCGTGAGGCGGTCGCTCGCGCGGTGCCTCCTCATCCTGGTCCTGTTCCCTCCCTTGACGGTGGGGGCCCAGGGCGACAAGGTCATTGACCTGCGGGCCGCCCATCCGATCACGGTGAGCAGCTTCGAGGGGCTGTGGGCCTCCTACATGAAGGCGGACCGGGCGGGGGACACCGAAAACGCGCGCCGCATCTTCCGTGAAATCCGTCGGCTACGGATCGAGCGGAACATCGGGAACCTGGAGACGCTGGGCCTTGGCCTCGTATCCCTGGGGCTCGACCGCTTGGGCAGGGGCGAGCGCGATCGTGCGGAAGAGCTGTTTCACAACGCGGTGGGCCTGTCCCCGAACCTGCCCGACGGCCATCTCGCTCTGGCCCTGACCGACATCAAGGGCGGCCCCCTCGGCATTGTGCCCGCCGTGAGCGAGACCCTGTCCGGGACCCTGGCTCGCTTCGGGACCGCGCGGGGGCGCTACTACCTTCTGGAACTCGTGATCCCGGTGGGGCTCCTGGTCTTGTTCGCAACCACCCTCGTGTTTTCGCTGGCTCTGTTGCTGCGCAACGGGACCCTCCTCCTCCACGACCTCGAAGAGTCGATGGGGCCGGGGCGGCACCGGGCGGTGGCCTTGGCGTTCTATCTGGCCCTTCTCTTGCTGCCCGTGGCCAGCTTCCAAGGCTATGGTTGGCTTCCGCTGTGGTGGCTGGCCCTCCTTTTCGTCTATTTCGGCCGGACCGAGAAGCTCCTGACCCTCGGCCTCTTGGTCGGCAGCCTGGCGGTGGGGCCGTTGACGAGCCTGCTCGAGTCCCGCCTCCTCGCGGCGCGTAACCCGCTGTTTTGGGATGCGGTGGAGGCGGTGGAAGGGGGGCCCGACTCGCGGGCCATCGCGGACCTGGAGGCGGCCAGCAAACGGTACCAAGGGGACCGAGACCTCGCCTACTTGCTCGCCGCCCAATACAGGAAGGCGGGCCGCTACGACGACGCCATGGCCCTCTACCGCGACCTGCTGCGGTCCGACCCCAACGACGGGATCGCCAAGAACAACCTCGCTAACCTGGAGTTCTCGCGGGGGGATTACCCGGCCGCGATCGCGCGCTACAAGCAGGGCACGGAGACGGGCGCCCCCCCCGAGCTCGCGGCCACGTTCTTCTACAACCTCTCGCTCGCCCACCTCCAGAAGTTCGAATACCAGCCCGCCCAGGAGGCGAAGTCGAACGCGGATCGGCTCGCTCCGGGCTTGATGGCCGTCTACGACCGGCTCTGGAGGTACGACAAGGGGGACTACGCGGTGGTGGACCTGGGTCTTACCCCGGACCAGGTCTGGGCAAAGTTCGCGGGGACCCCCGACGGAGTGGCGGAGAAGAACCTGGCCGGACGTAGCGTGAGCGACATCGACGCGCGCGCGGTGCTTGCGGGCGCCCTCAATCGCTTCGGCGTCTTCATCCTGGTCTTCGCCCTCGTCGTCCTGCTCGTCATCGCCTGGCGGGGGAAGAAGATGTTCACCATGCACTGCATGAAGTGTGGCACCGCCTTCTGCCGCCGGTGCCACCTCGGCACGGCGGTGACCGGACTCTGTACCCAGTGCCACCACCTCTTCGTGGTCCGAGACGGCGTTTCCGGGCCTGCCCGCAACCGAAAACTCCTCGAGGTTCAGGCGGAGGAGGATCGGCGCAACCGAATGTTCCGGATCCTGTCCTTGATCTCGCCGGGGGCGGGGCATCTCTACGCCCAAAAAACGCTGCTGGGTATGGCCTTCGCCTTCTTATGGTACTTGGTGATCGTGGCCTCCCTCCTCACCGGCCGCGTGCTCCCTGTCACCGAGGCTCCCTCTGTCCTGGCCCGGCCCTGGGGCCTAGGCCTAGCCGCCTTCTTGCTCGTCGCCCTCTACATAACCGCCAACCGCTCACGGCCGGATTTCGAGGTCCTGATGCCCATCCGCCGCGGGCAACCCGCCGGCCGGCCGGGTCGCAACTCCTGAGGTCCTGAAGCAGCCATGGCCCTCGAGGGAACGATCAAGGACTTCGGCCTTCCCGATATCTTCCAGTTGATCGGCCTGCAACGGAAGACCGGCCTCCTGACCCTGACCAGCGAGAAAGAGAGCGTGGCCGTCACCTTCGAGAACGGGATGGTGGTCATGGCCGACTCCTCCTCCAGACGGCTGGAGGACCGCCTGGGCAGCGTGCTCGTCAAGCAGGGCAAGCTCAGCAAGGAGCGCTTGGAGGAAGCCC from the Vicinamibacteria bacterium genome contains:
- a CDS encoding class I SAM-dependent RNA methyltransferase, producing the protein MTKRGAGAGLRPHDRVEIVVEKGVYRGLGLARHQGQVVFVPRALPGDRVRARVEAVRSGYVEATLEALVAGSRERRPSPCPYAPSCGGCAYQELDYAAQLRLKEGVLRESLQRAGAAWAGEIPIAPSPEEGWRTRASFHLQARGRSLHLGLHEEGSHRVVDLPYCLQLSAAMNGAARGLRGALERRPDLAGGVRGIDLLESLDGRELVGSFETEMDAQQAVGLLAFAEGAPGLTGMGAVAGRGQARGYISLRGAPYVHSSLLGRELRVHVQSFFQANRFLIEPLVRGVVELIPGGGTVLDLYAGVGLFSLPLAAGAGDVLSMELSASAADDAVFNFRQAGLKNLRLRTGDVLEGLATCPARPGERIVLDPPRSGAGAAVVQAIAARRPEVVVYVSCDPPTLGRDLATFAKAGFRPDALRAFDAFPDTFHLETIARLVPG
- a CDS encoding DUF1844 domain-containing protein — encoded protein: MSQEQKPFAVNDRRHFTADGQARENDPAPAAPAPASPAESPSASPSGAAGPADFGQFILTLGAQAGFLLSGQGGAEGPSPHEALQDARALISILEMLKDKTEGRRTPEEDRILDGVLYELRLGYVARAGVSGA
- a CDS encoding tetratricopeptide repeat protein, which codes for MRRSLARCLLILVLFPPLTVGAQGDKVIDLRAAHPITVSSFEGLWASYMKADRAGDTENARRIFREIRRLRIERNIGNLETLGLGLVSLGLDRLGRGERDRAEELFHNAVGLSPNLPDGHLALALTDIKGGPLGIVPAVSETLSGTLARFGTARGRYYLLELVIPVGLLVLFATTLVFSLALLLRNGTLLLHDLEESMGPGRHRAVALAFYLALLLLPVASFQGYGWLPLWWLALLFVYFGRTEKLLTLGLLVGSLAVGPLTSLLESRLLAARNPLFWDAVEAVEGGPDSRAIADLEAASKRYQGDRDLAYLLAAQYRKAGRYDDAMALYRDLLRSDPNDGIAKNNLANLEFSRGDYPAAIARYKQGTETGAPPELAATFFYNLSLAHLQKFEYQPAQEAKSNADRLAPGLMAVYDRLWRYDKGDYAVVDLGLTPDQVWAKFAGTPDGVAEKNLAGRSVSDIDARAVLAGALNRFGVFILVFALVVLLVIAWRGKKMFTMHCMKCGTAFCRRCHLGTAVTGLCTQCHHLFVVRDGVSGPARNRKLLEVQAEEDRRNRMFRILSLISPGAGHLYAQKTLLGMAFAFLWYLVIVASLLTGRVLPVTEAPSVLARPWGLGLAAFLLVALYITANRSRPDFEVLMPIRRGQPAGRPGRNS